The genomic segment ATAAACTCGTCAAACGTTGCAAAAAATGGGGAGAGGGGGTCACCGTATCACACAACAAAATAGCAAGTGCCACAAAACTAGACTGACCTAGAATACTCTAACAAAACCATCTGGGCATGCAACCGAAAGTCAACTAAACTAGACCGCAAGGACAACGTAAAATGTGGGACACGGTTACGACGTTATGACTACCTTCGAGATAGAGTGCTTTGCTCTTTGGTCTCGGAGGCAATACAAAAACTAAATATGTTTCAGAGACGAAGCGGGGCGCGTCAGTCGTTTCATGGAAGCGCCGGCGTTATTTTATTTTAGTTGTCTGGCGGAGCTGTACGTGTTCTGTGGCTGTACTATTGTGGTATTGTGTATTCGTATTGTCACGTATTGTGTTGTGGCAGCGCCTCGTTGTGGCTTGCAGCAGCTGCCACAAAAGCAAAATAGGGTGGTGAAAGAAGTAGCTGAAGCTGGGCAGGAGCAGTAACAGAAGCTGATTGTCGGTTGTGTGAAAGTGTATAGACGAAGAGTCTGTGAAATAGTGTGCAGTAGTGTGGACGAATAGCTGCGATGTTTTCGCGTGAGGTACCGAGCGGTTTAGTATGGATGGCAGTGTTCCAAGTTTTGTTGATTGTGTTCGACGTTTCGTGTCACGGTCACAGTCATCACAACGAACTCAACAAAGAGCGGGTACAGGACGGTGCAGTCGGATCCAGGGGCCAAAAGCACTTCGAAGCCGAGCAGCACGACACGAGCTTTGACCACGAAGCAATCCTGGGTAAGCTTCACGGGTTTGGCGAGATTTTGTCTTTGAAAGAATATAAGATGACGTGCTGATGGTCGTCTACGCATACGCATTATTCGATTGCTGGACCGTCTACGGTGCTTTGCGTCGCTGTCATGTGGTGCGTAGGCCGCGTCGGTTAATAACAGGATTTGAGAGTCGAAGCATACTCTGTTCCTCATCGCTTTCCGGAATTCTCCAAACCTGCGATCATTTCATTCCTTGCTTTCTTACGCTAAGTGAATATTCAAAATTATCCGCTTCGTATTCTCTTCTTCGGTTGTCTTTGCAGGTAGCAAAGATGCAGTTGAAGAGTTCGACCAGCTGCCCCCCGAGGAAGCTAAGGCCAGGTTAAAAGAGTTGGCGATTAAAATGGACAAGGATAAAGATGGCTTTGTTGACAGGCTTGAGCTCATTGACTGGATACTGCGTTCTTTCAAGTAAGTATTAACTATCGCACTTAAGCTAGGCTGCAGAATTGCGCATTGGGTTTCCATAAGCATTGGAAGGAATGAGCACCAAAACAGTGCCCACTGATCCTCATCAGTGGGCACTGTTCGTCAGACCATAAATAATTGCAGCTTTGACACACCTTTTTCCCGTCTAGCTAGATGGAAAATTTGGCATCATATTGGCAGTTCAACACCAGCTACTTTGTTGAGTCAGGTTATTACATGCAGTGTGCTGTGTTGTCATCAGAATATGCTGTGCTTGCCGTAGACACTCTGCGAAAGTTAACATAAGTCATCATTAGTCTTCTGTGTTCTTGAGGAATAGCACAACAGCAAAATATATAAGAAAAATGGATGGAAAAATTCACCACCTTGCACTTTTATACATGTGAATTTAGGGTAGGAATAGCAATTCGGGCAAGTTGGTCTAATTTCGTCGAGTGATTTTTGCATTGCAAAGCATTGAAGTGGGAAAGAAAAGACGAAAGGGTTAGCAAAAGAAACATTCGTTCTTGTCCTCCTTTCACTAacattctgttctttttttttatctgaactTCAGTGCTTTGAGCTGAAAAAATCAAGCCACGACTTTGGCGGTTCTCTTTAAGGGACCCTCAGATTAGCTTGGCCAGTCCCTTTTGTTATCCTGATATTCACTCCACAGGCCTTTGTTCACCGGGAAAATGTTACATTAGGAATAATTTATTCTGGGGTTATTTGCAATGGAATGATCCATTTTTGAAAACAGACCCTGGGTTACATAACATGGCCGCTTCCTTGACCTTTTTTGGCTTCAGTCTGCTGGCTTCACATGGTTTTGCCATAATTCAAGCTTTAAAGTCCCGGTTCCGTTTACTCTTGCTCACTGCATAGCTAGCATCCTGACTTTCACAACCTTTCTGCCATGAGGTGGCATACGAGGATTTATTGGCCAGCTAACTGCTCATAAGTTCACATACTACATGACTCCTGTGATTGAAAGAGTGTCCCACACCCTCCAACATGGCCTTGAGTGGCattggctagcactcccagggccaGATATAATACACACAAGCACCTAAGCAGGTCAACGGGAGGACTGCTTCTGCAGTAGCTCAATGGTAGAGCAGTGCACGCATGATGAAGATTCGACTCCCATCAGTTGCTTGGTGTCGTCGCAtccatattttcttttttactcaaAACATTCTTTGGCTTATCCCAGACAAATTGTGGTAAGTGGGTAGGTTCCTGCCTCACCTCGTTTTGGGCTCTCTTTAACACTTTACTCACCGAGCTTTTTGGCTGAAGATAATACAAAAATacagatttcttttttatttgcctaaataattatttttattttgaaaTAACCAAAATATATCCTTAAAAGCAGTTTATTTGTAAGAtacatgcaaaatatttttttgaaagtATGGAGAGAGGATTGGTTTCACTGCACCACACAGCGGAGTGTCTCCAACTTTCTGTAGTCCTCGTTGCAAAAAATGTCTCTCTGGAAATTCAAAAACAATACTGTGACAAGTGGGGCTCATGCATGTGACAAGAGATGTCAGATTCCTAAATTGTTGACTTGATGTGGTACAtttcaaagcacagaatcgtgcAGAGGGCTACTCCACATTCCTTTCACCAGATACGTGTAGTGGTTGGTTTCACAGAGAATGAAATCTGTTAGTTCATTTGTTAGAAACAATTCTAAATACGGTGCGCAGTTCCCGTCCTCTGTCACAGGGACCTTTATGCCAGGCGTGGCCGTGAAAAGAAACCTTGTCTAATGCTGACACGTTCAGATGCTGTCGTCGTCCGAATCCGACAACGCAGAGAATATACGCTGCTCAGTATCATCGCTGCTACTCTCGCAGGAAAATTGAACTTCTTTACTGCCCGAGTTCGACAAACCTTCTgcaaacaaatgtttttttttttccttttttctggaGCGGAGCTGTTGTCAGCATGCGCACACACAGAGGACGATGCCATGTTTAAATCCCAGTTGCCGGCATCGAAACGTTACTCAAACAAAATGCAAGCTTTGAAttagttttttgttttcttattgcaCCATCTGTTGAAGCCAAAAAGAACTAAACAAAATTCATCAGGGTAGCTTTACTGTGGCCATGCACAAGCGCTTGTTCCAGCATGGATGAACACAGCTAGTCTTTGGTGGGAGCGGCACAAACCGTGTAGACGAGCTCGTCTACGGTAGGGAAAgggttaataaaaagaaaatccaCGTGTCCGATGGTGAGATCGAACCTCTGGCTCCCAGCGAAGCAGCTCAATGCTCTAATCATTGGAGCACGATCACATGCATATTTTTCTCATGCCGATGCCAACTAGATCTTTGAAACAACTGGCGTATGCATCACATAGCATGAGCAAGAGCTTGTGCGCACGTGCCAATGAACACACACCATGAACGGGAACGTGCCGGCTAACGCTTTGAGACATTGTGTTATACTGCACTGCCTTCTGAATTGGCCCAGATCCCCCACTCCTGTCCTCGCAACAGGTAACTCTATGAAGATACTGTGTCGCATTGTCCAGCCTTTAGGATTGGTCCAGGTCATAACAGAACACTTAACGCTTATTCGTCGGAGTAAAAACGAAACTGTCATGTCGCTGTCATACTATCATCGTCATCGCCGTTGTATTGCTTCTGTCGCCGCACACCTTCTCGGGTCTCACACGCAATTGCTTGCTTTATGCACGCACATCGGTCCATCTTGTAACTCTTTCAAGAACTCTAAATGATGCTGGATAGCTAGCTACCTGCAAAATGTATCTTGTCTGTTGCAAATGTTATCTTGTTGTATTTATGTGCTTTAGGCATTGCCTGTTTTTGAGACAGGATGGAAAGCATGTGGATGTACATGGCAAATTAATCATTGGGACACCTTGACTTCAAGAATCCGTCAAAATCCCTTTACTCTAGGAAACTCTCAGTACTTCCATTACTTAACTATCACTCCCTCTCATGTGGTCTTTGTAGCATTGTCAacacatttttttctcattttactTAATCATTTTTTGTCATGGTGGCATATCTTTCTACGCTTTTAAGGTTGAATACGCAAATAAGTTCTACAGGACTATGCAAGGTGGCAGAAGTTTCACAAAAGTATCTCGTATTCATTTAGGTTGTGCTAAAAGAAGCTAGCAGTAGGTATTAATCAAGAATCTGCATCAAAGATTATTAGTTCTGAAGTTTTCAACTATTGCAAACCTGTTGCAAACCTCACAGATCACTCGGAGACACTGTTGAGTAAGTATGTAATATGCAAAGGCATGCCGCTGGCTATACCATTTTGCCACAGAAAAGAGAGGTCATGGGTTAGACTCCTACTCATGATGGTGACATTATGTGAAAGTGTAATTCAAGAATGCTCATGTGCTATCAGTGTCGAATGAAACGTGAGCAGCGGAGTGCATGGCCGAAGCATAACCGAAGGTATAGTGCGCGCCATCCAGTCATACCACTGATAGGCACGCACATCTGGTTAGACTGCACTGCGTGATGATGCTTCCCCATACTGCAATATTTTAGTTTCTGATCTGGTTCTCTCctatttgaaagcaaaaaaaaaaaaaggcggtgcaGTAAAAATGATGGCACAAACTATACCACGTGCACCACTGTATGCATTTCATTTGATGCCGATAGCACACATGGTTTCCCTTCACTGTGAGATAATACTCGCcctatgttttcttttattgttatttttcaccTAAAAGAGAACCAGAACAGATGCGAAAACATTGCAGTATATTGGGAGCATCACCGCGCAATGCAGTCAAACTGGATGCACACTCCAGTCAGTGGTGACTAGACGGCGCACACTATATCTTCAGTTATGCTTCAGTCACGCACTCCACTGCGCGCATTTCATTTGGCGACAGTTGTACTCAGTTAAAATTAGTCCATAGCCTTCCACTATGGCACCCTTCAATCCCTTTGTGCAGCTTTGGTACACAAATGTGATCAATTATTGAATTAAAAgacttgtttctctctctctttttttctgtaatgaGTTTCAGTCTGAACACCTTCAGATTGGTTTCCACCTCATCTGGCTACTATATATAGCCAATTGTTATGTGTGCTGTTTGCATGCAGTACACTGGCTTGGATTATTTCTAATCCCTTGAGAATTCTATGTAGTACTGTGTAGCAGAAACCTTTAATTCCCTTAGGTatctcttttttattatttgtgtCATCTTGGGTATAATTCGGAGCTAGTATTGTGTGAATGCCTGGTATTCCTCCCTAGCTTCCTTTATGGTGATCTCGCATGTGTGTTGTGTCCATGCGGTTTCTGTTGCTCTCAAAAGGTTGCTTACACAAGAAGAGGCAGCTGAGCGATTTGAAGATGAAGACAAGAATGGTGATGGAAAGGTTACTTGGGACGAGCATGTGAGTGAAGCCTTCGGATCACCACAGAAGATTTCGGACAGCGACAGTGAAGATAATGACTTGAGAGTATGTGACCTGCTTCCGCCTTTTTTGCCTTTGAAAGCAACAGTGGATGGGCCCTTGTCGATGCAGCCTCCGCAATATTAAGCATTTGCAGTTGCACATCTTGTGTCAGTCTGACAAAGTTAGCAGTAGACATGTCACACTGCTCAGATTTGACACTTTACTGGCTTATGCATAGTAAAAATCATACATAAAGGAAATGTGCTTGAGCAACTTGGGCTTTCTATTCTATTCACTATTATTAGTTTGCTATTATTATTAGTATTCTATTCACTAATCAATTAGTTATTCGAAGGTAAATTTTCTAAAATGGTTCTGTAGTAGTATTCGATTCAGTTATTAAATTTCACCATTGGAAGATCTCTGCCTGGAAGTATTTCTGTCTTTCCTCCATTGCTTACGTGTTGCTCAAGGTGTTAGGCGAAACAGACAAATGTAGGGCAGGAACAAGCAGTTGTGAAGTACTTGTCATTCAAGCCAGCTTTTCAGCTCACAATGAGCCACGTAGCCCTGTATATGTCAGTTCTGTGCTTGTTCAAGTTTTCGAGCGCATCGAATTGGTTTGTGCTATCTCAGCTTCAGAGCACATTTCACACTAAATGTCTGGCTTTCACACCTTGAGCTTCAAACAATACGTTGCTTCTCTTTatgtttttttccttctctcatggtacagcttttttgtttttcatcttTTACGTGCAGCAGCTGCGTGAATGCATTTTGAAATTGAATTGTCGCTTTGACCAGCAGCTAGAGCACCTGCAAAAGTCTAATTGCGCTGATGTGGCGGCTCTTTAATTTCAGAACTTAGAGCGTGTAACAGTATTACAAAACCCCAGCCAATCTCTGTCAAGTCTTGTCGATTCTGTAAGAAGAAGCCGGAAGCAAGTgtgtattttttgtgctgctgCCAGAAGATTTCATGCCAAATAACGCTGAATGATTTTCTGTTCAGTAACGACAGTTGAAACGTCAGCGTGTGCGAATGTGGACACCCACACCTGGCAGATTTCACAGTAGCACAAAGGCAACAAACTTGGCAATACAGTCCATGTGCAAGTTGTCTGTGCTACCAGTAAAAAGAGGCGCGGGCCAGTCAAGCCATACTAGATGCAATGATGTGAATAAAACAAGGGCATGAAGGCATGCAAAATGTAAACCTCAAAGCACTTGTCGAGTACATTTTCTGCGTATTCTATTATAACTATGTACCAACCAAGCCTTTGTACTGCTGCGATTCAAAGCTGAGTAAGCTGTCAGTTGCTGCCCTTTTGTACCCATGTCCCTTTGTATTCATATATCCCCAGCAAGCATTGTTAGACCTGGAGGACACGTGTGCACAGAATTTAAACCCAGGGCAGCATGTTCAAGAGGCCCTGGATGGTAGCGTTCTTTGATTTGCTTC from the Dermacentor variabilis isolate Ectoservices chromosome 9, ASM5094787v1, whole genome shotgun sequence genome contains:
- the LOC142557686 gene encoding reticulocalbin-2; this translates as MFSREVPSGLVWMAVFQVLLIVFDVSCHGHSHHNELNKERVQDGAVGSRGQKHFEAEQHDTSFDHEAILGSKDAVEEFDQLPPEEAKARLKELAIKMDKDKDGFVDRLELIDWILRSFKLLTQEEAAERFEDEDKNGDGKVTWDEHVSEAFGSPQKISDSDSEDNDLRLLEEDDRYFKAADANGDGVLDKNEFPKFSHPSEFPEMQETLYEETMKRKDVDKDGYLSLEEFTTEDPDKPLSNEQYIAEKERFEVDYDKNGDRKLDKEETLNWLLPGNDEVAEQEAEHLIANGDADNDGKLSIQEIIDHHELFVGSEATDYGEHLHNTSRFSDEL